The Nicotiana tomentosiformis chromosome 9, ASM39032v3, whole genome shotgun sequence genome contains the following window.
TTGCCCTGTTTGGGCTCTAAttcattttaatacaaaataattgTCTTTAAAGAACAGTTGGCAGTCCTCTAAAATTAGCACTAGTTTGACTAGAAGTGTGGGATGTCACAATCTTTAGTAGTAATTCATCAAATTggttaattcaaaaaaaaatagcGTACTCTTTGTTTTAATATGAATCATCTCTGTTTTGCCCTGTTTGGGCCCTAAttcattttaatacaaaataattgTCTTTAAAGAACAATTGGCAGTCCTCTAAAATTAGCACTAGTTTGACTAGAAGTGTGGGATGTCACAATCTTTAGTAGTAATTCATCAAATTGGTTAATTCTAAAATAATAGCATACTCTTTGTTTAATATGATCCCACTGTACTTATCGATATACTATCTATCAACTTTAGTTCAACTCTCTAACAATCCTGATCTATTTGAAATGCTTAGGGGTTCTCTACATCTCTAACTAGACTACAGAAACTCCTAGAGTAAGTTTAAAAACAACTAAACTAATCCCAACTAGCTGGTATCACCTATATGGATCCTCCTTTAATTCCCTTTTTTATGTTCTTAGCTTATTTATACTTTGAAAGGAAAAATTGACTAGACAAACAAATTAATACTACACTTGACACGTCATTCAATAAGATGTGACATTGGTCACAGATTACGTGGCATAGTAAAAAGTCAAATTAGCATGCCAAAATCTGAAGAAAGAGGAAGAGTGGCATCTGTTCAGATGAGACAATACGAAAATTTTCCTTATTATGGGAAGAAAGCAGTAAGATTGATTATAAGAAATGTTTCCTTGTTACAAGACAAAAGCAGGACCTCTCTGTATGTCTAACCCTGTTTGCAATGCGGTTAGTTCAAATACTCGTTACCCTCACCTACATTTCAAGCCTTAAATTACAGGGATACATTTACACAAAAGCATTCAAAACGCGAGACTCTTTATGTAGATAATTAGTAGCATAATGAGTAGTTGACTGTAAACGACCTGGAAAGCAAGCTCCGTTGCTGCAATGATGGGAAAATACATGCTGATAAAATAAAGTGCAACTAGGAAACGAATGATTCCAAAAACTCACCTCAGCGGCTGCAATAGCTTCTTCTGCATCTTTAAGCCGCACAAGCAATTCACCAGCCGCTTGTACAGCTTCAGCAGTATCCCTCAGTTGGGCTTGAAGCCCCTTATTTTCATCCCTAAAAATCTGCCTCTCCTTTTCCCGTTCGACTTTTAGAGCTGAAACTTCTGCAGCAAGAGCATTGATAAATTTGGATTCAGCACCCCTGACTCCTGCCTTTGCAGCTGCTTTCTTGACATCCTCTACACCATCTTGGATCTTCCTATGCCTGATAAGCAATTGCATGTGTTTCTCCTCGAGTTCAGCATACTGTTCAAGCATGCGCGCATGCCCCTGCATTGCCATCTGCATTGCTTCTTTTAGCTCTTCCGAGCACTTCTTCTCCAAATCTAGTTCTTGTTTATGCTTTTCTGCCATGCTGCGGCTAGCTTCTAAGTCTAACCTCAATTCTTCTACAAGAGAAATCCACTTACTTTCTGTTTCGGTCCATTGAATCCTCTCCCTTTCAAGTCTCTGTTCAGCACTCTCCTCAGTTGACTCTGGAATAGTGGATAAAGGCAAAGGCTCACTTGACTCAGATGGATAAGCTAATTGCAGAGGTGAACTTCCTTTCTTGGATGACTTTGGTGAAAAATCTACATAAAACTGGAGTTGGCTTCTCAAATCCTGAATCTCCTCCAGCAAAACATCCCTCTCACCTAAGTCAAAGAAGTTACGATACCGTTCCAGTTCATCTTGAACTCTTGTTAATTCAATTTTTGCACTTAAAATTTCTGGATGATTTTCATATTTCTCCTTCAGAAGCTGAAAATCATGAGTTAGATATGCATGGCAGGAGGAGAAATTGTAGATATCAATAGACAAAGTTCAAGTCAGATACATACCTTATGCTCATGAGTGAGTGATAACAGTTCATCCTCCATGAACTCGTCTGTTGGTAGGATTCCATCCATTAAGCTCTCAAGGCGAACAATCTTATCCTCCCGTGTTTGGCCAATAATGGCGTTGCATTCTCGCTCATGTTTGTATTGTTGAATCTGCCATTGGTTGCAAGACATGTcaaagatctgaaggaaataatGAAAGTAGAAAGTTGTACAATTGACCAATCAAACCTACCAAGCGGTTGAGTTGCATGATCTCAGAAGTTTGCTTGACACATATTTCTTCCAGTGCCATCTCTCTCCGTATTGCTCCTGCCAATACTTTTTCTACTGCCTGTAAACAAAGAAAATATTGCACATGAATAAGTACTTTACTGATTACATAAGCCAAAAATTCATAAAATCTTCAAACTTACTTTGGGTACTTGAATCTTGAACTTTTCGCAGGACTGTGATCCATCAGCAGTTACCAACTGTGATCCATCAACTGGTACCAACTGCATGTTTGAATCATTGTTGGCATCTTTAAGCTCCTGCTGGGAGTTTCTTCCCTTACATTTACCGCACAAAAATATTGAATCTCTAATACTTGTTTGGACCACCACATCCACTTTAGCAACTGGTATAATTGCTCTAATATCAGCAGGTTTGCAAGAAAATCTGAATGAGGACCGCTTCAAAGATGTACTTTGGCAATTACTTATAATTTCAAGTCCCCTATGTAGACTAGCAGCCAAATGCTCAGTCGACGTGAAACAACTTTTACTTCTCTGATTAGGTTGAGAGTTCAAACAAATACTGTTAGAAGGCTTTGCAAAGGACAAATGTGGTGCGTCCAACTTACTCTCTCTAAGATCCTTCTGAGAAGCACTCAGCATCGATGATGTCCTAAGACTTTTCCTACTGCTATTAACTCTTGGCGAAACACTTGGAGTGGGAGACTTTAAAAGAGGAGATTTATCATTTGTAACTATGCTAAGGTCCGTACAAGCTGCATCACCCTCCGAGCATTTAGAAAAGTTTTCAGGAGTTCTTTCACTGTAGTCTTCACATTGCTCTGAGGCTGTTTCTTCTACCAGTTCCCTGTTTACTCCTTGATTGAGAAAATTAATGGCCAGCGATGGAAGACACTCTACTTCAATAGGCTCTCGAGAAAGATCACTATCAAGCCTCTTCGACATGGATTTCTTCAAATCGGCCTCAACATTTTCTTCTTCGCAACTTTGATGAATTGATTCTCCAGCCATGGAACAATTATCCAAGTTCTTCACCCCAGCACAATCAATAACTTTGTTTTCAGGTTGGACTTGTTCAGATACCTCTTCCTCCATGGTAACGTCTGTATCCTCGGAACTTTCCTCTCTCTTGCATGTGTTCTCCTTTTCCTCGCTATGTCCTTCAGGAGCAACAACCAAGGGACTCTTGGAAAGAGTTTTTCGCAAGATTCCAACCTCTTTACTTCCTTCTGGTAAGAGACCTAATAGTTCGGCTTCCTCAACAATTTCCATTTCTGTGTCACCATCACCGTCTATTGGACGGTTGAGGCTGAATTTCAAAAGATTTAAGCTTCTACGCGCATTCCACCCTGATGAATAATTTCCATTTTGATCTGCTTGAGAGCCATTGGCCTTCACTCTTATCAGCTCATCCTGTAAAGAGGAAGGAAAATAAGGCATTCATTCAACCAAGACGCATAAGCAAGGAATACGCCAATCGTTAAGATAGATATTAACAAGAAAAGGATTTAAGTGTTTGCCTTTAACTGTCGTATAACTTCCCTCAGGACATTTACATCATCCTGCATTTCCTCATTGACAACTG
Protein-coding sequences here:
- the LOC104118349 gene encoding kinesin-like protein KIN-12B — protein: MKHTVQQPRSTILRENHEAMPPASPNPSSTTKQQQKWLTPPPYRKNKSSSSKENANPNSDLNSSPAVVSGLLKMKSPLPPRHPNSNPLKRKLSVESENGAAVAAGSSDSGVKVIVRMRPPIKDEEEGEIVVQKVSNDSLSISGHTFTFDSIADTQSTQLDIFQLVGAPLVENCLAGFNSSVFAYGQTGSGKTYTIWGLANALLEGNLTSDQQGLTPRVFQRLFERIQEEQIKHSDKQLMYQCRCSFLEIYNEQITDLLDPSQRNLQIREDVRTGVYVENLTEECVSTMKDVTKLLMKGLSNRRTGATSINAESSRSHSVFTCVVESRCKRMADGLSCLKSSRINLVDLAGSERQKLTGAAGERLKEAGNINRSLSQLGNLINILAEVSQTGKHRHIPYRDSKLTFLLQESLGGNAKLAMICAISPVQSCKSETFSTLRFAQRAKAIKNKAVVNEEMQDDVNVLREVIRQLKDELIRVKANGSQADQNGNYSSGWNARRSLNLLKFSLNRPIDGDGDTEMEIVEEAELLGLLPEGSKEVGILRKTLSKSPLVVAPEGHSEEKENTCKREESSEDTDVTMEEEVSEQVQPENKVIDCAGVKNLDNCSMAGESIHQSCEEENVEADLKKSMSKRLDSDLSREPIEVECLPSLAINFLNQGVNRELVEETASEQCEDYSERTPENFSKCSEGDAACTDLSIVTNDKSPLLKSPTPSVSPRVNSSRKSLRTSSMLSASQKDLRESKLDAPHLSFAKPSNSICLNSQPNQRSKSCFTSTEHLAASLHRGLEIISNCQSTSLKRSSFRFSCKPADIRAIIPVAKVDVVVQTSIRDSIFLCGKCKGRNSQQELKDANNDSNMQLVPVDGSQLVTADGSQSCEKFKIQVPKAVEKVLAGAIRREMALEEICVKQTSEIMQLNRLIQQYKHERECNAIIGQTREDKIVRLESLMDGILPTDEFMEDELLSLTHEHKLLKEKYENHPEILSAKIELTRVQDELERYRNFFDLGERDVLLEEIQDLRSQLQFYVDFSPKSSKKGSSPLQLAYPSESSEPLPLSTIPESTEESAEQRLERERIQWTETESKWISLVEELRLDLEASRSMAEKHKQELDLEKKCSEELKEAMQMAMQGHARMLEQYAELEEKHMQLLIRHRKIQDGVEDVKKAAAKAGVRGAESKFINALAAEVSALKVEREKERQIFRDENKGLQAQLRDTAEAVQAAGELLVRLKDAEEAIAAAEKRAIEAEQEANAAYKQIDKLKKKHEKEIYNLNKLLEKSFQPKEERSEALYDNSATATYEVGEMNNGGDKQRTEEFESNYNREEDLTNLGEPSSWFSGYDRCNI